The genomic interval TACGATGTATATCAGGCACGTCAGGCAGGCGAAGATGCCTCTTTCGAGATAAAGATCTTTGACTGGATTCAAGTCGGCTCACTGGATATTACACTTTCTTTTTTAGTCGATACGCTGAGCTCGATTATGTTGTTGATTGTAACGGGAGTTGGTTTCCTGATTCACGTATATTCTACCGGATACATGAAGCATGACGCGGGTTTCAATAAGTTTTTCTCTTATTTGAACCTGTTTATTTTCTTCATGCTTCTCTTGGTTTTAGGTTCGAATTACCTGGTTATGTTTATTGGTTGGGAAGGGGTTGGTCTTTGTTCCTATCTGTTGATTGGGTTTTGGTATAAAAATTCTTCTTTTGCAAGCGCAGGAAAGAAGGCTTTTGTTATGAACCGAATTGGGGATTTAAGTTTTTTAATAGCGGTGATTTTGATGTTTGTCACTTTCGGCAGCATTGAATTCAGCGGTGTGTTTGGAGAGGCGAAGAACTTGGTATCCGGAGATACAGCAGTGGTAATGATTACTCTGTTGCTGTTTATTGCGGCAACAGGTAAATCGGCACAAATTCCCTTATTTACCTGGTTGCCTGATGCGATGGCGGGTCCTACACCAGTTTCTGCGTTGATTCACGCAGCGACTATGGTTACTGCAGGCGTCTACATGATTATCAGGTCTAATATTCTCTTTGCATTATCACCGGTAGTCATGGATATTATTGCGATTGTGGGTCTGGCAACGGCGATCGTTGGGGCGGCTACTGCAATAACGCAGAATGACATTAAAAAAGTTTTAGCTTATTCGACGGTGTCTCAGCTAGGCTATATGTTTCTTGGCTTGGGGGTAGGTGCTTTTACGGGTGCACTTTTCCATGTTATTACGCATGCGTTTTTTAAAGCGCTGTTGTTCTTGGGAGCTGGTTCAGTGATTCATGCGATGTCCGATGAACAGGATATGAGGCTTATGGGCGGTTTGAAGAGCAAGTTGCCCGTAACATTTTTTACCATGGCTATCGGAACAATAGCAATTGCTGGTATACCCCCTTTGTCGGGTTTTTTCTCGAAAGATGAAATCTTAGCACATGCATTTGCGAGTAATCCTATACTGTGGGTGGGCGGGTTTATTGCTGCGCTTTTTACAGCTTTTTACATGTTCCGTTTGCTGTACCTTACATTTTATGGCAAATTCAGAGGAACAAGTGAGCAGGAGCGGCATCTTCATGAATCGCCTACCTCAATGCGGATACCGTTGATTATTCTGGCTGTATTGTCGATTGTTGGCGGCTTGATCAATATTCCTGCTGCTTTAGGTGGCGGGGCTTCCTTAGCTTCTTTTTTAGAGCCGATTTTTGTGGACTCAGCGTTGATTATCGAACCATTCACTTTAGCACATAGGACGGAGTATATTCTTATGGGGGCATCTGGGATAGCTGCTATCGTTATGGCATTTTTAGCGTACAATCGTTACATTAAAAATCAGGCTCTGCCGAAGTCAGACAGTGAGTTACGAGGACTGTTAGAGCGCCTTTCTTATAACAAATTTTATGTAGATGAGATATATAATGGGCTCATTGTTGGTCCACTGAACAAACTATCGATTTTCTTTTATAAGATCATCGACAAAGCCGGTATCGATGGATTTGTTAACGGTGTGGGCAGAGGTGTCGCGGAATCCGGAAAAGGTGTTAGGTTGCTGCAGTCTGGAAATGTGGGCTTTTACATATTTTTAATGGTATTAGGGGTTGTTGCTCTATTACTCTATGGTGTTTATACGATTTAAAAGAAATAACGAAGTAAATGGACAATTTATACATTCTTTTATTATTGCCACTTATAGGTGCTGCGCTACTTGCATTTGTTAAGCAAACTAGACTAGCGAAGCTAATAGCTTTGGTTATTTCGGTTTTGACATTGGTATTGACTTTACCTTTTATAGTGAACTTTGTACCTGATGCATCTATGCAATTTGTGAGTTCGGTGCCTTGGTTACCGAATTATGGTATAAACTTTCATATTGGAATTGATGGCATTAGCCTGCCCTTGGTAATCTTGACCAACCTATTAATTTTTTTGATCATCTTGTCAAGTTTTCGCTACGATTATAAAGGTGGGCTATATGCGCTTGTGTTTTTTATGCAAGCTGGCCTCTTATTGGTCTTTATGGCACTGGATGCTTTCGTGTTTTATGTTGGATGGGAAGCTGCTTTAATTCCTATTTACTTTATCTGCGCGATTTGGGGTGGCGAAAATAAAATTAAAGTTAACCTCAAATTCTTTGCCTATACTTTCTTTGGAAGTCTATTGATGCTTATTGCGATTATATTTTTATACTTCCAAACACCGGGACGAGATTTTGAGTTGACGTCATTCTATCAACTAGCTCTTGACGCCGAAAGTCAAGGCTGGGTATTCCTTGCCTTCTTTGTTGCTTTTGCGATTAAAATGCCAATTTTTCCGTTTCATACCTGGCAACCGGATACCTATACAACAGCTCCGACAATAGGCACAATGCTCTTGTCCGGTATTATGCTGAAAATGGGTGTATACGGATTAATCCGTTGGTTGATTCCGATATCTCCATTAGGTTTTGAGAAATACGGTTTGATTTGTTTGGTACTGGGAATCATTGGAGTAGTGTATGCTTCAATAATTGCACTCATGCAGCAAGACATTAAAAGACTCATAGCTTACTCCTCTATCGCCCACGTGGGATTGATTGGGGCTGGGGTTTTTGCCTGGAATGTTCAGGGAGTACAAGGTGCGATGATTCAAATGTTCAACCATGGAGTCAACGTCGTCGGGCTCTTTTTTGTAGTCGATATCATCATTCAGCGGACGGGGCAGCAAAGACTTACGGAGCTGGGCGGACTAGCTACATCAATGCCTAAACTGGCTGTGTTTTTCTTAGTGCTTGTCATGGGAGCTATTGGTTTACCGATTACCAACGGTTTTGTTGGTGAATTCCTCTTGCTTGTCGGGGTGTATAATGCGGGTATCTGGTATGCTGTTTTCGGCGGTTTGACATTGATATTGGGTGCTGCTTATATGTTGCGTTTGTACCAGAAGACCATGTTGGGTGAAAATAGCGCTGTTGCGAATATTCAGGTTCAGGACTTACGGGGTAGCGAAGTAGTTGTGTTCGTTGTATTGGTGATTTTTGTAATCGGTATCGGAGTCTATCCACAACCTTTACTAAATGTTTCAGAAGCAGCTGTAACTGATTTGATTAATCAAATAACAATTAAATAAAAATATTTCGGGGTTCTCGAATAAAAGATATCATATATGGGTGCAATTATAACGCTTTCTTTATTAGCTATTCTCGTATTATACTTGGGTGTCTTTAAGGTACCTAAGAGCATATTACCGATATCTGTGCTCGGATTATTGGTCTCGGGTGGCTTTTGTGTCTATTTATGGTCGCAATCTGCAGAACCATTGTATAGTGGAATGGTTTTGTTTGACCATTTTTCTCTGGTTTTCTCATTATTGATGATCGGATTAACGATCTTAATTTTTGTATTATCTAAAGACTATTTTGATTCTGTAGGCGAACATTTGGCTGAATATTATGCCTTAATGCTGTTTTCTTTAACAGGAGCTTTGATCGTTGTTTCTTTTTACAATCTTTCTATGCTTTTTATCGGAATCGAGATTATGTCAGTAGCACTATATATTCTGGCCGGGATAAGGAAAAGCGATTATGCCTCGAATGAAGCTTCTCTAAAATATTTTCTTATGGGAGCCTTCTCCACAGGGTTTTTATTGTTTGGCATAGCTCTTTTATATGGGGCTTCCGGGTCATTTGGTTTAAGGGAGATTCAAGACTATGTGCTCAACAATCCTGATCAAATTTCCCCGATGTTCTATACAGGTATCATTTTAATGATTGTTGGTTTAGGGTTTAAGGTTGGTGCGGCTCCTTTTCATTTTTGGGTGCCAGATGTATACGACGGGTCACCAATTCTTGTTACAACGTTTATGAGCACGGTTGTTAAAGTTGCAGCAATAGCTGCCTTCTTACGTTTATTTTGGTTCTGTTTCGAGCCCTTGCAAGAGTTTTGGACTCCGATATTAGTGGTCATGTCGGTCATCACACTCTTTATAGGAAATATTACAGCACTTATGCAGCAAAGCTTTAAGAGAATGCTCACATACTCTAGCGTATCCCATATAGGCTATATGCTGTTTGCTATCTTAAGTATGGGCGGTGGATCGGCTAATGCGATCTTTATTTATGTGGGAGCATACTCTCTAGCTACAATCATCGCGTTTGGCGGGCTCATTCTGGTAAAGCGTGCACATGGAGGTGAATTATACGAAGCCTTTAATGGCTTAGCAAAGAAAAACCCATTTTTAGCATTTACGATTGCTATAGCTATGCTATCACTAGCAGGCATTCCCCTTACAGCGGGTTTCGTGGGCAAATTTATGATGTTTACTGCGGCTTTGAGCGGTTATCATATTGTCCTTCTTGTGCTTGCTGTTATCAATGCTTGTATTGGTATTTTTTACTATTTCAGGGTTATCGTAGCGATGTATTTCCGCTCTTCAGAAAGAGAGGCAATCTCTCTAAATACAAACTATAAATTCGTGTTTGCGATCGCGGTGATATTAACAATATTGGTCGGCTTGTATCCAGCAATTATTTCAGGGATAGTATAGCGTCTACAACGATCTTGTTATAAAGGACGTCTAGGGGTTCAGTATTTCAGATAATCATAAAATCTAGCTATTTATTTTTATATATTCGTAGCATAAGTATTTATATGCACGAATTTTGGTCATCATTTCAACAATTGATGGATGCTGAAACACTGCTAAAGACTGGTGGTTTTTATCTTCTGTTGATTGTGGTCTTCGCTGAAACAGGTCTATTCTTTGGCTTTTTTCTTCCGGGAGACTATCTGTTGTTTCTAGCAGGCTTGTTCTGTGCTTCCGGATTGCTGGCGGTTGACATTTATACTCTATGTGGAGGATTATTAGGCGCAGCAATTTTGGGCAACTATACGGGTTATTATTTTGGCCGACGAACGGGGCCGATGCTCTTCAAAAAGAAAGATTCCTTATTATTTAAACGAAAATATATTGTAACGGCCGAAGAGTTTTATCATAAATACGGTGCCCTTGCTTTAATATTAGGAAGATTTATGCCAATTATACGTACATTTGCTCCAATATTTGCGGGTGTTGTCCGGGTAGAATTTAAGAGGTTTACGATTCTGAATATTGGGGGAGCGATTCTCTGGGTATCGGTTCTGACGCTTTCGGGTTACTTCTTAGGACAGCAGTTTCCTCAAATAGTAGATTATATTGAGTATATAATAATAGGCTTCATATCGATTACAACGGTACCTGTTATTATAGCCATTGTTCGAAAAAGTTTAAAAAAAGATAAAAATAAATAATAGTAATAAATATGAGTTACAAGCATCCATGGCATGGGGTTTCTCCTGGAAACAACGTGCCTTCGTCGGTAAATGCAATTATAGAAATCCCTAAAGGCTCGAAAGCAAAATACGAAATTGATAAAGAAAGTGGACTGATGAAATTAGATCGTGTCCTGTTTTCTTCAGTAATATATCCGGCGAATTATGGATTCATTCCACAAACTTATTGTGACGATAAAGATCCACTTGATATCTTAGTGTTGTGTTCGGTGGATGTGCACCCGATGACTTTGATTGAAGCGAATGTTATCGGTGTGATGCATATGATTGACAATGGTGAGCAGGATGATAAGATTATAGCGGTAGCGAAGAATGATATGTCTGTTAATTATATCAATGACTTAAGTGAATTGCCACCACATACGATGAAGGAAATCGTACGTTTCTTCCAGGATTACAAAGCATTGGAGGGAAAAAATGTTACGGTGGAGCAGCTTCTTGATAGGTCTTACGGCTTAAAAGTAATTGAGGAGAGTTTAGAACTCTATCAAGAGCTATTTGTGAACCAAAAATCATAACATGGGTTTTCAAATTTTTGTTACTTTTTTCTTGGTTTTCCTGAATGGATTTTTTGTTGCTGCTGAGTTTGCAATTGTAAAAGTCAGAGCATCTCAAATTGAAGTCAGAGCAAGAGCTGGTAGTAATGTAGCAAATATCGCAAAACACATAACGAATCATTTGGACGGTTATTTAGCAGCGACGCAGCTTGGGATTACTCTTGCATCTTTAGGGCTTGGCTGGGTAGGTGAAGCTGTGATGACACAAATCGTT from Pedobacter indicus carries:
- a CDS encoding DedA family protein — translated: MHEFWSSFQQLMDAETLLKTGGFYLLLIVVFAETGLFFGFFLPGDYLLFLAGLFCASGLLAVDIYTLCGGLLGAAILGNYTGYYFGRRTGPMLFKKKDSLLFKRKYIVTAEEFYHKYGALALILGRFMPIIRTFAPIFAGVVRVEFKRFTILNIGGAILWVSVLTLSGYFLGQQFPQIVDYIEYIIIGFISITTVPVIIAIVRKSLKKDKNK
- a CDS encoding inorganic diphosphatase, whose protein sequence is MSYKHPWHGVSPGNNVPSSVNAIIEIPKGSKAKYEIDKESGLMKLDRVLFSSVIYPANYGFIPQTYCDDKDPLDILVLCSVDVHPMTLIEANVIGVMHMIDNGEQDDKIIAVAKNDMSVNYINDLSELPPHTMKEIVRFFQDYKALEGKNVTVEQLLDRSYGLKVIEESLELYQELFVNQKS
- a CDS encoding NADH-quinone oxidoreductase subunit N, coding for MGAIITLSLLAILVLYLGVFKVPKSILPISVLGLLVSGGFCVYLWSQSAEPLYSGMVLFDHFSLVFSLLMIGLTILIFVLSKDYFDSVGEHLAEYYALMLFSLTGALIVVSFYNLSMLFIGIEIMSVALYILAGIRKSDYASNEASLKYFLMGAFSTGFLLFGIALLYGASGSFGLREIQDYVLNNPDQISPMFYTGIILMIVGLGFKVGAAPFHFWVPDVYDGSPILVTTFMSTVVKVAAIAAFLRLFWFCFEPLQEFWTPILVVMSVITLFIGNITALMQQSFKRMLTYSSVSHIGYMLFAILSMGGGSANAIFIYVGAYSLATIIAFGGLILVKRAHGGELYEAFNGLAKKNPFLAFTIAIAMLSLAGIPLTAGFVGKFMMFTAALSGYHIVLLVLAVINACIGIFYYFRVIVAMYFRSSEREAISLNTNYKFVFAIAVILTILVGLYPAIISGIV
- the nuoL gene encoding NADH-quinone oxidoreductase subunit L — its product is MIDLIWLVPLLPLVGFFVVGLFRNILPKSVAGLIASAVVLLSFLISCSIFYDVYQARQAGEDASFEIKIFDWIQVGSLDITLSFLVDTLSSIMLLIVTGVGFLIHVYSTGYMKHDAGFNKFFSYLNLFIFFMLLLVLGSNYLVMFIGWEGVGLCSYLLIGFWYKNSSFASAGKKAFVMNRIGDLSFLIAVILMFVTFGSIEFSGVFGEAKNLVSGDTAVVMITLLLFIAATGKSAQIPLFTWLPDAMAGPTPVSALIHAATMVTAGVYMIIRSNILFALSPVVMDIIAIVGLATAIVGAATAITQNDIKKVLAYSTVSQLGYMFLGLGVGAFTGALFHVITHAFFKALLFLGAGSVIHAMSDEQDMRLMGGLKSKLPVTFFTMAIGTIAIAGIPPLSGFFSKDEILAHAFASNPILWVGGFIAALFTAFYMFRLLYLTFYGKFRGTSEQERHLHESPTSMRIPLIILAVLSIVGGLINIPAALGGGASLASFLEPIFVDSALIIEPFTLAHRTEYILMGASGIAAIVMAFLAYNRYIKNQALPKSDSELRGLLERLSYNKFYVDEIYNGLIVGPLNKLSIFFYKIIDKAGIDGFVNGVGRGVAESGKGVRLLQSGNVGFYIFLMVLGVVALLLYGVYTI
- a CDS encoding complex I subunit 4 family protein; the protein is MDNLYILLLLPLIGAALLAFVKQTRLAKLIALVISVLTLVLTLPFIVNFVPDASMQFVSSVPWLPNYGINFHIGIDGISLPLVILTNLLIFLIILSSFRYDYKGGLYALVFFMQAGLLLVFMALDAFVFYVGWEAALIPIYFICAIWGGENKIKVNLKFFAYTFFGSLLMLIAIIFLYFQTPGRDFELTSFYQLALDAESQGWVFLAFFVAFAIKMPIFPFHTWQPDTYTTAPTIGTMLLSGIMLKMGVYGLIRWLIPISPLGFEKYGLICLVLGIIGVVYASIIALMQQDIKRLIAYSSIAHVGLIGAGVFAWNVQGVQGAMIQMFNHGVNVVGLFFVVDIIIQRTGQQRLTELGGLATSMPKLAVFFLVLVMGAIGLPITNGFVGEFLLLVGVYNAGIWYAVFGGLTLILGAAYMLRLYQKTMLGENSAVANIQVQDLRGSEVVVFVVLVIFVIGIGVYPQPLLNVSEAAVTDLINQITIK